A segment of the Cohnella algarum genome:
GGGAAGCTCGAGCTTCGCCTCGACGTCCCGCCGGAGCTTAACGATCAGGAGGTGCTCAAAATGTCGCTGCAGCCGATCGTCGAAAATGCCGTCAAGCACGGAATGAGCCAGGGGGGCCTGCAGGGGAAGAAGCTGTCGGTATCGCTTTCCGCCGCCGTCCGGGAAGGCGAATGCGTCGTCGAAATCGCGGACAACGGCTGCGGCATCCCGGAGGACCGGCTTCGCAGGCTGAACAGCATGCTGCGCATGGAGGAGTCTGACTACCGGGAGCTGCGCGGCCGGCTGGAGCGGGAAGGCCGGGACGGCGGCGGCATCGGCCTGCGCAACGTCGATCATCGGCTCGTCATGAGCTACGGCATCGAGTACGGCATCCGCATCGAGAGCGTCGAGGGCAGCTTTACCCGCGTCGTCATGACGCTGCCGCATTTCATGGTGTCGGGAGGCGAGGGAAGATGAAACGGAAATTGCTCATCGCCGACGACGAGCGCAACATTCGGGTCGGCCTTCGGGCGATGATCGAGCGGAAGTTCCCCGGCCGCTACGAGTTCGCGTTCGCGGAAAACGGAGACGAGGCGCTGGCGCAGCTGTCGGGGGACCGGTTCGAGCTGCTGCTGACCGATATCCGGATGCCCGTCATGGACGGGATCGTGCTGCTGGAGCAGATGCAGGCGATGGAGGCAAAGCCCGAGGTCGTCATCCTGAGCGGGTACGACGACTTTCCGTACGCGAAGGCGGCGATCCGCTACCAGGCGAAGGAGTATTTGCTGAAGCCGATCGTGCGCGAGGAGCTGTTCGCGGTCCTGGAACGGCTGGAGGACGAGCTGCGGCGCAAGGGAGAGAAGCGCGCGGACGACACGCTGCGGCGGACGAGGGAGGTTTCGGATCAGCTCGCCTACGTCCTGCTGCAGGAAAGCGCGGACGAGCGGGAAATCCGGGAGCGGCTGACGCGGGCGGGCCTCGGCTGGCTGGACGGGGAATACGCGATCGCGCTGGTCAAGGCGGCGGGCGGCGAGACCGACCGGCAGGCGATGCTCGAAGGGCTGGACCGGCTGCTGGAAGGGGAAGCGGAATGGGGGCGCTGCCAGGACCGGGAAGGGCTGACGGCGGTCGTCGCCAGGGATTCGGCCATTCTGGCGAAGCTGCCGGAAGCGCTGGCCGCGTTTTCGCCGAATCGTCCCCGGGTCGGGCTGAGCTCGCGGGTTTCGGGGATGGGCCGGCTCCGGCTGGCCTACAGCCAAGCGCGCCAGGCGCTCAAATATTACGTGCTTCACGCCGAAGGCGGAGTCGTCGCCTACGATCGCGTCCGCGCGCTCGCTTCGGGCTGCCCCGTGCCGGAGGACGCCATCCGGAAAATATCCAATTTGATGGGGACCGGCCGGCTTCCGGAAATGAAGCGGCTGCTGCAGCAGGCGCTCGATATCCGGGCGATCTCCCGCTGCGAAATCGGGCTTCTGGAGACGATCGGGCGAAAGCTGAACGAAGAGGTGTTCGACCGGGTCTACCGCAGCTACGGCGAGGAATCGATCGAAATTTTGAAGCTGTACAAAAACGCGGGGCATTTCGATCATTTCGACTCTTTTCACGATTATTACCGGCACGTCGAGCAGCTGACGGAGCGGCTCGACGAATACGTCAGCCGCGTCCGGGCCGCGCACGCCGAGCGCAAGGATATGCAGAAGGCGGTCGAGTACATCCACGAGCATTACCGGCAGGACGTGAACATGGCCGTCGTGTCCAACTATGTCTCGCTGAATTACACCTATTTCAGCCAGGCGTTCAAGGAGCATACCGGCGAAAGCTTCTCCTCCTATTTGCGCAAGGTCAGGCTGGCCAAGGCGAAGGAGCTGCTGGAGGGGACGGATCTCAAAGTATACGAAATCAGCTCGCAGGCGGGGTTCGAGAGCGTCAAGCATTTTACCCGGCTGTTCAAGGAAGCGGAGGGCGTGTCGCCGCTCGAATACCGGAGCGCCCGGCGGGTCCGGGAGCCGAAGTAAGCGGAGCCCGGAAGCGAAGCGTAGACCGGCAGCGAAACGTAGACCGGCAGCGAAGCGGAGCCCGGCGCGGAAGCCGGATCGGGCCGGAGCGGGGGAAGTTTCAAGGAGGGAGCGAGGTTGACGGATATGAACCGTTCGGAAGTGGAAGGCTGGGTACGGGCCGAAGGCACGAGGCTCGTCAACGGCCGCGGGGACAATTTGCTGCTGCGGGGAGTAGGGCTGGGCAGCTGGCTGCTTCCCGAGGGCTATATGTGGAAGCTGCCGGAAGCGGGCGACCGGCCGCGGCGGATCGAGCGACTGGTCGAGGACCTGATCGGCGCGGACGCGGCGGCGGCGTTCTGGACGTCATACCGGGAGCGGTACGTCGCCGAAGCCGATATCAGGCGGATCGCGGAGGAAGGCTTCAATTCGGTGCGGGTGCCGTTCAATGCGCGAATGCTGCTGGAAGGGGAGACGAACGCGCGGGGCTACAACGAAACGGCGCTCGGCTGGCTGGACCGGGTCGTCGAATGGTGCCGGAGATGGAAGCTGTACGTCATTCTCGACATGCACGGCGCGCCGGGCGGGCAGACGGGGGCGAACATCGACGACTCCGAGCGCGACGTGCCGGAGCTGTTCGTCCGGGAGGAAAACCGCCGGGCGGCCGTCGACATGTGGCGGATGCTCGCGGAGCGCTACCGGGACGAATGGATCGTGGCGGGCTACGATTTGCTGAACGAGCCCCTGCCCGATTATCACGGAGCGTACAACGATCAGGTCGAGCCGCTGTACCGGGACATGATCCGGGCGATCCGCGAGGTGGACGACCGGCATCTCGTCATTTTAGAGGGCGTGCATTGGGCCACGGATTTTTCCGTGTTTACGGAGCCGCTGGACGGCAATGTTCTGTACCAGTTTCATAAATATTGGAACAATCCGGATACGGAAAGCATTCGGCGCTACCTGGATTTCAGGGACCGATGGAACGTTCCCGTCTTTATGGGGGAGGGCGGGGAGAACGATCTCGACTGGTACGCCGGCGCCTTCCGGCTGTTCGAGGATCACGGCATCGGCTGGAATTTCTGGACGTGGAAGAAGATGGATACGACGAATTCTCCGTGCTCGATCCGCCGGCCGGACGGCTGGGAGGAGCTGGCCGCGTTCCTGGAAGGCGGAAAGCGCCCGGACCGCGAGCGCGCGCTTCGGATTTTCGGGCAGTATTTGGAGCATCTGCCGCTCGAAGTCTGCGACTACCGGCCCGAAGTGATCCGGGCCTTGTTCCGCCGGCTGCCGGTCCGCATTCCCGCCGTTCATTACGGCTATGGCGTGGACGGTTTCGGCGTCGCGAAGAAATGCGGCTGGACGACCGGGTACCGCGGCGGCGACGGCGTCGAAATTCGCCATGCGGACGACGGAAGGCCGCAGCGCCCGCCTGCGGAAGCGGGCTGGCACCGCTGGAACCCGGACGACAAGCTGTGCGTGCAGCTTGCCCCCGGCGACCGGCTGGCTTACGATTTCACGGCGGCCGCGGGGGAAGCCGGGCGATATCGGCTCCGGCTGCGGATGAGCGCTCCCGAAGGGGCGGCTTCGGTCGAAGCGACGCTGGACGGGGAGCGGATCGGGGAGGCGCGCGCGGCGCGTGCCGATTGGGAGACGGTCGGGCTCGGCGGCGAGCTTCCGCCTCTGGCGGGCGGCGCGCACCGGATCGCGCTGACGGCGCGAGAGGCTCCGGTCCGTCTCGAGGCGCTGCTCTTTCACCCGGCGGTGGAGGATGCCGGGGACGCGCCTTGACGCTCTCTTGCGGGCAAAGCTATAATTACTTCAATCGAAAACATGTATCCCGCGAATCGTCGAATCGCCCGAATCACCGGGGCTTGGCTTTCCGAGCGAAGCGTTCCGGTCGGGCGATTTAGATTTGCCTTCAGGAGGCCCGGTTAACCCAGTGGACAAAAAAGCGCACGAACTGATCGTCGTCATCGACTTCGGCGGTCAATACAACCAGCTTATCGCCCGCCGTATCCGCGATCTCGGCGTTTACAGCGAATTGCTTCCTTACAACACTCCCGCAGCGAAAATCCGCGAGCTGAATCCGAAGGGCATCGTCTTCTCCGGCGGACCGGCAAGCGTTTATGCCGAAGGAGCGCCGACGGTCGACCCCGGCGTCTACGACCTCGGCGTGCCGATTCTCGGCATCTGCTACGGCATGCAGCTCATTACGCACCAGCAGGGCGGCAAGGTCGAACCGGCGAGCAAGCGCGAATACGGCAAATCGGACGTCGATTTCCAGACGGATTGCGAGCTCATTTACGACCTGGACAGCCGCCAGACCGTCTGGATGAGCCACGGCGACCACGTGACCGAGCTGCCGCAAGGCTTCACCGTCGACGCGAGCACGCCGCACGCGCCGGTCGCGGCCATGAGCGACCGCGCTCGCGGACTCTATGCGGTGCAATTCCATCCCGAAGTTCGTCATTCGGTCAAAGGGAACGAGATGATTCGCAACTTCCTGTACCGGGTTTGCAAATGCAAAGGCGACTGGAGCATGGAATCGTTCATCGAGGACATGATCAAGGACATCCGCCAAGAGGTCGGCGATCAGAAGGTGCTGTGCGCGCTGTCCGGCGGCGTCGATTCTTCCGTCGTGGCCGCGCTCATTCACCGGGCGATCGGCGATCAGCTCACGTGCATGTTCATCGACCACGGCCTGCTGCGCAAGGGCGAGGCGGAGAGCGTCATGGACACGTTCGTCGGCAAGTTCGACATGAACGTCGTCAAGATCGACGCGAGCGAGCGCTTCCTCGGCAAGCTGCGCGGCGTGGACGATCCGGAGCAAAAACGGAAAATCATCGGCAACGAGTTTATCCGCGTGTTCGAAGAGGAATCCGCGAAGTTCGACGACTTCGCTTTTCTGGCGCAGGGCACGCTGTACACCGACATCGTCGAGAGCGGCACCGCGACGGCGCAAACGATCAAGTCGCACCACAACGTCGGCGGTTTGCCGGAAGACATGAAGTTCCAGCTGGTCGAGCCGCTCAAGGCGCTGTTCAAGGACGAAGTGCGCAAGGTCGGCGAAGAGCTCGGCTTGCCGGACGCCATCGTTTGGCGCCAGCCGTTCCCGGGACCGGGGCTGGCCATCCGCGTGCTCGGCGAAGTCACCGAGGACAAGCTGGAGATCGTGCGCGAGTCCGACGCGATTTTGCGCGACGAAATCGCCAAAGCGGGCCTCGACCGGGAAATTTGGCAGTACTTTACGGCGCTGCCGAACATGAAGAGCGTCGGCGTCATGGGCGACGGCCGGACGTATTCGTACACGGTCGGCATCCGCGCCGTCACGTCGATCGACGGCATGACGGCAGACTGGGCGCGCATCCCATGGGACGTGCTGGAGAAAATTTCGGTGCGCATCGTCAACGAAGTGCAAAACGTGAACCGGATCGTCTACGACATCACCTCGAAGCCGCCGGCCACGATCGAGTGGGAATAGGCTGCATGCGATAACGGTCAAATCGGAGAGTGCGAGACTCCGATTTGACCGTTTTTCATATCGGAAAGTGTAAGTTCTTCACCTTACGAAAGAGTTTAGGGGAAAATTAGGGGAGGAGGAGGTCTCGCAAGGAGCCTATGTTGGAATTTGTCCAATCTAGGGAGCGGAAAACGGGGAAAACGTTGCCTAGAGTGGATTTTATCCAACGAGAAACTTGGAATTTGGGCGAAAACGCGGAAAAGGCCTCGCCAGATTGGACAAAATCCAACAAAGATGACGTGTTTGGTGAAAAAAGCGGTTTTGATTGGACAAAATCCAACCAAGCTTTGCCGACCCAGTGTCATCCCGCTCAACCTTGCTCAACCCTGGCCAATCCTGCGTACCCCTCGTGTTTTTCTCAGGACCGATTATTTCGGGAATTCGGATGCGAATCGGATGAAGAAACCGGGAAAGCGCTTATGATTTCATTCGCGAAATTGGTTGTGTTGATCCTTTCCTTTCACTAAAAGAAATAGACCGTCCAGGAGTCTGCCATATCCCCGCATGCTGCCGTCATGCTACCCTCCCTTGTGTTACCGCAAAGCATGCATCCTGCGGCTCGTCGGCCATTCTCGCGAGCATCCGATATTTTTCTACCCTCCTTCTTATCATCTTCCCCTTATCGCGAGCCGCCGACAACTATAGAATGAACCTGTAAATCAAAAGGGGAGGTTATTTGCAAATGTTCAAGCTGGGGAAAATCGGCCTTGTCGCCGCGCTTTGCGTTACGCTGCTGGCGGCCTGCGGCGGCGGATCGAACGAAAGCGGCGGCGCGTCCGGAGACGGACAGGAAAAAGTGACGCTGACGCTGTGGAACAACTGGTCCGGCCAGGACGCCAAAGCGGTGGCGATGAGAAAAATATTGGACGACTTCAAGGCGGCGCATCCCGAGGTGGACCTGCAGGTCGAGGCGCTGGCGACGGACGGCTTGAAAACGCGCCTGCGCACGGCGGCGGCCGCGGACGAAATGCCCGATTTGTTCGTCATGTGGCCGGGCGCCATGACAAGGGAATTCGTCAACGGCGATTTGCTCCAGCCGATCGACGAGTTTCTGGACAGCAAGCCGGAATGGAAAAACAACTTCATTCCGAACGCGCTGGACGACTTCACGGTGGACGGCAAAGTATACTCCGTTCCGATGAATCTGGCGCCGAGCTCGCTCGTTTATTACAACCAGGCGATCTTCGACCAATACGGGGTCAAGGTGCCGACGACCTGGGACGAGCTGCTGGCGGCTATCGATACGTTCAACCAAAACGGCGTCATCCCGATCGCGCTCGGCAACAAGGCGAACTGGGTGGCCCAATCGACGACCTTCAGCACGATCGCCGACCGCGTGACGGGTACCGACTGGTTTCTGAAAGCGGTCGCACAGGACGGGGCGCAATTTACCGATCCGGAGTTTATCGATGCGCTCAAGAAGATGCAGGAGCTCGGGACCGCAAAAGCGTACCAGGACGGCTTCAACAGCATCGACGAAAACCAGATGATCCAGCTCTACACGCAGGAAAAAGCCGCCATGTTCATCAACGGGGGCTGGGCGGTCGCCAGCCTGGTGAACACCGCGTCGGAGGAAGTGCTGAACAACACGAACATTACGATTCTCCCGCCGGTCGAAGGCGGAAAAGGCGAGCCGCAGACGACGGCCGGCGTCGTCGGCACGGGACTCGGCGTCAGCAAGAAGGTCGACGGCGCCAAGAAAGAAGCCGCGATGGAACTGCTGTATGCGCTCGCCGGGCCCGACGGGCAAAAGGCCACGCTCGACAGCAGCACGCTCGTCAGCTACAACATCGAGCTCGACGAATCGAAGGCCAACCCGCTGTTCGTCAAGCTGAGCAACCTGATGAAAGACGTGAAGATCGTTCCGGTCTACGATTCCAAACTGAGCTCGGCCGCGGTGGAAGCCGTCAACAACGGGCTCCAGGAGCTGCTCATGGGCGGCAACCCGGAGGACATCGCCAAAAAGATCCAAAGCGCCCAAGCCGGCGCGGTCGGTTCCTGATCCGGAATCGGCACATCAAATTCGCCATCCGTTCGGCCCTCCTCCGGGAGGGCCGACGAATTCAGGGAGGTGGTGCGGGTGAATACGCTGCGGGTACGCCGGTTTATCGCGCTGGCGCTGTTGCCCTCTCTTGTCCTTTACGCCTTGTTCGTGTTCGTGCCGGTCGTCTGGTCGGCGTACTACAGCTTTTTCAACTGGTCGGGCATCGGCGAGGCCAAATTCCACGGCGCGAAAAATTACGTCGAGCTGGTCAACGATCCGGTGTTCTGGCATTCGCTCAAAAACAACGTCATCTTCGTCCTGGCGTCGGTCCTCGGACAAGTGCCGATCGCGCTCGTCCTGGCGATCGTCCTGCACAAGAGCAACGGCTTGCAGCGATTTCTCCGCTCGGCCGTGTTCATGCCGATGGTGCTGTCGTCCGTCGTTATCGGGATGATCTGGCAGTACATCTACCATCCGCAAATCGGCATTCTGAACTTTCTGCTCGACGCCGTCGGCCTCGGGTCCTGGAAGCTGCAGTGGCTGTCCGACCCGAACATCGCGATTTACGCGCTGCTGCCGCCGCTGATCTGGAATTTCGTCGGCTTGTACCTGATCATCTTTATTTCGGCGCTGCAAAACATTCCCGGCGAAATCCACGACGCGGCGAAAATCGACGGCGTTTCCGGCGCGAGAAAGCTTTTTTCCGTCACGCTGCCGATGATTTGGGGGACGATCCAGGTCGCGCTCATTCTGTGCATTTCCGGCAGCCTGAAATCGTTCGATCTGGTGTATGTGATGACGAAGGGCGGTCCCGCCCACGCGACCGAGCTGCTCGCGACCTACATGTACAATTCGACGTTTTCCACGTACCGGTACGGCTACGGCAGCACGATTTCGACGGCCATCGTCATCATCAGCCTGCTGTTTATCGGGACGAGCCAATGGCTCACGCGGAAAAAAGCCGATTAGGAGCCTGTCCGATCCGAAAGCCGTTCGGTCGGGCGGACTCCAACAAGGAGAGGAGGTACCCAAGATGAGCAATGCGCAGCTTGCCCGGACGGTTTCCCGAAGCGTCGAGTCGACGAGCGGGCGAACGCTCCGGAAAAAATGGGGCGCGGGCTTGTTCTGGATTTTTTTGCTGCTTTACGGCATTCTTACTATATATCCGCTGTTTTGGCTGATCATCAGCGCCTTTAAATCCAATGCGGAATTTTTCAGCCGCCCGTTCGGCCTTCCCGAAACGTGGCTGTGGGAAAATTTCACGCGGGCGTGGGAAACGTCGAAAATGGGCACCGCATTCATGAATTCCGTCATCGTCTCGGCCGTGTCTCTCGCGTTGACGCTGCTGCTTGCGGGTCTGACATCCTACGTGCTCGCCCGCTTCAACTTCCGGCTGAAAGGCTGGACGATGGCTTTCTTCGTCGTCGGCATGCTGATTCCGATTCACAGCACGCTCGTCCCGCTGTTTATTCTGATGAAGCAAATGTCGATTCTGAACACGTATTGGGCGCTGATTTTTCCTTATGCCGCGTTCGCGCTGCCGACGGCCATCTTTGTCTTGACGGCCTATCTGGCGACGATTCCGAAGGAAATCGAAGAAGCCGCCTATATCGACGGAACGGGGCTGTGGGGCGTGTTTTTCCGGATCATGCTTCCGATTTCGCTGCCGGCTTTGTCCACGGTCACGATTTTGACTTTTTTGCATTCGTGGAACGATTTTTCGTTCGCCTTGGTGTTTATCAGCAACGCGGCCTTGAAGACGCTGCCGCTCAGCATCACGACGTTCGCCGACGGGTTTCAGACCGATTACGGCTTGACCCTGGCGGCGATGACGCTGTCCGTGCTGCCGACGATTCTCGTCTTTCTCCTGTTCCAGGAACAGGTGATGAAAGGCATGACGGCGGGAGCGGTCAAAGGCTGACGAAGAACGGTTGGGGGGATCAAAGACGTGAGACGATGGATCGGAAATTCGCTGCGGCGCAAGCTGTCCGTTCTGATGCTCGCGTCCACGTTGATCCCCCTGCTGTTTTTGGGGATTTTCGCGTTTTATACGTCGTCCCGGGTGACCGAGCAGAACCTCAATCAGGCCGGCATGGATACGCTGAGCCAGATGGAGGGTTATTTGCAATTCCAGCTGAGAGACGTGGAGAACGTTTCCTTGTTTCTGATCGGGCAGCAGGACGTGCAGCGTTTTGCCGCCGGGACGGACGACGACGTCGAGCTGCGGACGCGGGTGCTCGGCATGCTGGTCAGCCTCGTCAGCTCGAAGGAGTACATCGCGGATATTACGGTCTATTCGAACCGGTTCGACCTCCCGGTGTCGACGGCGACGTTTTACCGCTCCGACTTGCATGAGCAGCTTGCCCTCGAAGACGTGACGGCCAAAAGGTGGACCCGCCTTTACACGGTCGAGGACTACGCAGGCGAGCATCGTCTCGTGTCGTTCATCCGTCCGCTCCGCAGCATCAACGACTACGAGCCGCTGGGATGGATTTCGATCAGCCTGGACGAGCGGACGATTTCCCGGAATTGGGGCGAGGCGCAGCTGGGCGGAGGTCAGGGGGAAGTCGTGCTGTTCGACGGGGAGGGGCATCTTTTGTCTTCGACTGACAAGAACCGGCTGTCGGAGTCGATCGATGCGCTGTACCCGGGTCTCCGGCAACACCTTGACCGCGCGAAGCCCGCCAAGGGCGTGTCCGCGTACGGAGACGGGCGCGACAAAAAAACGGTTCTTTACTCCCGCCAGGCGCTTGGGGGCTGGACGCTGGCCGGGGTGTTCCCCTACGAGCTGTACCGCTCGCAAAGCGAATACATCGTCCGGCTGACGGTGCTGGCCGTCGCGCTTTCGGTGCTGATCAACGCCCTGCTCATCCTGTTTACGGCTCGGCGGATTACGAATCCGCTGCGGCTGCTCACCCGGCTGCTGACAAAAATCGACCCCGACGAGCCGCTGCCCGTCGTTCCGATCCGGTCGAACGACGAAATCGGGCAGCTCGCCCGAAGCTACGGGCTGCTCGGCACCCATATCGAACAGCTCAAGAAAAAGCTGGTCCGCAACGAAGCCCGGAAGAAGGAAGCCGACATGCGCGCGCTCCAGGCGCAGATCAATCCCCATTTTTTGTACAATACGCTTTCTTCGGTCCATTGGATCGCGCTGATGGCCGACGAGAAAAAAATCGCGGACATGGTCGGCGCCCTGAGCGATTTCCTGCGGTTCAGCCTGAACAAGGGCAACGAGTTTTGCGAGGTGCGGGACGAAATTTCGCATATCAAAAACTACGTCATGGTGCAGTCGATCCGCTTTCCCGACAAATTCGACGTCGACTACGTCGTGCATCCCGCCGCGCAAACCAAGCGGATGGTCAAGCTGCTGCTGCAGCCGCTGGTCGAAAACGCGATGATTCACGGGGTTCAGAAAAAAGAGGGGAAGGGAAACATCGCCGTTTCCGTCGAGCTTCGGGGGAACCGGTTGTTTTTTCTCGTGCTGGACGACGGGGTCGGCATGACGGAGGAACGGCTGGCGTTCGTCCGGAACAGCCTTCGGCCGGACGGCGGCGGGGAGACGCTCACGGAGGTTTACGGCCTGCGAAACGTGAACGAACGGCTGCTGCTGCATTACGGCCCGGATGCGATGCTCCACATCGACAGCAAGCCGCAGGCCGGCACGCGCGTTTCTTTTTCCACTCCCGTTTTGGAGGGTTCGCATGAAGATCATGATCGTGGATGACGAAGTCATTATCCGCACCGGACTGGCGAAAGTGATCAAGTGGGAGGAGCTCGGCCTGCACTTGCTGGAGCCGGCGGCTTCGGCCGAAGAAGCGCTGGAGCGGCTCGGGCGGGAACGGCCGGACATCTTGCTGACGGACATCCGCATGACCGGCAAGACCGGCCTGGAGCTGGCCGATGAGGCGAGGCGGCTGCTCCCCGACCTGGACATTATCATTCTTACCGGCTACGACGACTTCCAATATACGCAGCAGGCGATCCGGCAGGGCGTGAACGATTACTTGCTGAAAACGAGCCGGCCCGAGGACATCATCAAAACGGTGCTGAGGGCGAAGCGGCGAATGGAAGCGAAGCGGGACGAGCACAACCGGGAACGGTTCAAAAACAAGGAGACGCGCGACCGGCTGTTCGAACGCTGGATTATCAGCGGGGATCCGTCCGGGATCGAGCCCGGGCTGCAAGAGGCGTTCCTGTCCGGCCTGTCCGCGCATCCGGGCAACGGCGGAGTCCGAATGCTGCAAATCTGGCTGGTGGCGGGCGAAGGCTGGACGGAATCGCCTTCCTCGGAGTCGCTGCTGCTGTTCGCCATCGAAAATATGCTGAGAGAGATGCTGGCCTGCGAAACGCTGATCCGGAAAAAACGCATCGTGGCCGCCGTTCCGATCGATCCCGCGCGCAAGGAGTTCGAGCATTCGCAGCATTATTCGGCCTTGG
Coding sequences within it:
- a CDS encoding response regulator; its protein translation is MKRKLLIADDERNIRVGLRAMIERKFPGRYEFAFAENGDEALAQLSGDRFELLLTDIRMPVMDGIVLLEQMQAMEAKPEVVILSGYDDFPYAKAAIRYQAKEYLLKPIVREELFAVLERLEDELRRKGEKRADDTLRRTREVSDQLAYVLLQESADEREIRERLTRAGLGWLDGEYAIALVKAAGGETDRQAMLEGLDRLLEGEAEWGRCQDREGLTAVVARDSAILAKLPEALAAFSPNRPRVGLSSRVSGMGRLRLAYSQARQALKYYVLHAEGGVVAYDRVRALASGCPVPEDAIRKISNLMGTGRLPEMKRLLQQALDIRAISRCEIGLLETIGRKLNEEVFDRVYRSYGEESIEILKLYKNAGHFDHFDSFHDYYRHVEQLTERLDEYVSRVRAAHAERKDMQKAVEYIHEHYRQDVNMAVVSNYVSLNYTYFSQAFKEHTGESFSSYLRKVRLAKAKELLEGTDLKVYEISSQAGFESVKHFTRLFKEAEGVSPLEYRSARRVREPK
- a CDS encoding carbohydrate ABC transporter permease; translated protein: MSNAQLARTVSRSVESTSGRTLRKKWGAGLFWIFLLLYGILTIYPLFWLIISAFKSNAEFFSRPFGLPETWLWENFTRAWETSKMGTAFMNSVIVSAVSLALTLLLAGLTSYVLARFNFRLKGWTMAFFVVGMLIPIHSTLVPLFILMKQMSILNTYWALIFPYAAFALPTAIFVLTAYLATIPKEIEEAAYIDGTGLWGVFFRIMLPISLPALSTVTILTFLHSWNDFSFALVFISNAALKTLPLSITTFADGFQTDYGLTLAAMTLSVLPTILVFLLFQEQVMKGMTAGAVKG
- a CDS encoding extracellular solute-binding protein; translation: MFKLGKIGLVAALCVTLLAACGGGSNESGGASGDGQEKVTLTLWNNWSGQDAKAVAMRKILDDFKAAHPEVDLQVEALATDGLKTRLRTAAAADEMPDLFVMWPGAMTREFVNGDLLQPIDEFLDSKPEWKNNFIPNALDDFTVDGKVYSVPMNLAPSSLVYYNQAIFDQYGVKVPTTWDELLAAIDTFNQNGVIPIALGNKANWVAQSTTFSTIADRVTGTDWFLKAVAQDGAQFTDPEFIDALKKMQELGTAKAYQDGFNSIDENQMIQLYTQEKAAMFINGGWAVASLVNTASEEVLNNTNITILPPVEGGKGEPQTTAGVVGTGLGVSKKVDGAKKEAAMELLYALAGPDGQKATLDSSTLVSYNIELDESKANPLFVKLSNLMKDVKIVPVYDSKLSSAAVEAVNNGLQELLMGGNPEDIAKKIQSAQAGAVGS
- the guaA gene encoding glutamine-hydrolyzing GMP synthase, encoding MDKKAHELIVVIDFGGQYNQLIARRIRDLGVYSELLPYNTPAAKIRELNPKGIVFSGGPASVYAEGAPTVDPGVYDLGVPILGICYGMQLITHQQGGKVEPASKREYGKSDVDFQTDCELIYDLDSRQTVWMSHGDHVTELPQGFTVDASTPHAPVAAMSDRARGLYAVQFHPEVRHSVKGNEMIRNFLYRVCKCKGDWSMESFIEDMIKDIRQEVGDQKVLCALSGGVDSSVVAALIHRAIGDQLTCMFIDHGLLRKGEAESVMDTFVGKFDMNVVKIDASERFLGKLRGVDDPEQKRKIIGNEFIRVFEEESAKFDDFAFLAQGTLYTDIVESGTATAQTIKSHHNVGGLPEDMKFQLVEPLKALFKDEVRKVGEELGLPDAIVWRQPFPGPGLAIRVLGEVTEDKLEIVRESDAILRDEIAKAGLDREIWQYFTALPNMKSVGVMGDGRTYSYTVGIRAVTSIDGMTADWARIPWDVLEKISVRIVNEVQNVNRIVYDITSKPPATIEWE
- a CDS encoding cellulase family glycosylhydrolase is translated as MNRSEVEGWVRAEGTRLVNGRGDNLLLRGVGLGSWLLPEGYMWKLPEAGDRPRRIERLVEDLIGADAAAAFWTSYRERYVAEADIRRIAEEGFNSVRVPFNARMLLEGETNARGYNETALGWLDRVVEWCRRWKLYVILDMHGAPGGQTGANIDDSERDVPELFVREENRRAAVDMWRMLAERYRDEWIVAGYDLLNEPLPDYHGAYNDQVEPLYRDMIRAIREVDDRHLVILEGVHWATDFSVFTEPLDGNVLYQFHKYWNNPDTESIRRYLDFRDRWNVPVFMGEGGENDLDWYAGAFRLFEDHGIGWNFWTWKKMDTTNSPCSIRRPDGWEELAAFLEGGKRPDRERALRIFGQYLEHLPLEVCDYRPEVIRALFRRLPVRIPAVHYGYGVDGFGVAKKCGWTTGYRGGDGVEIRHADDGRPQRPPAEAGWHRWNPDDKLCVQLAPGDRLAYDFTAAAGEAGRYRLRLRMSAPEGAASVEATLDGERIGEARAARADWETVGLGGELPPLAGGAHRIALTAREAPVRLEALLFHPAVEDAGDAP
- a CDS encoding ABC transporter permease subunit, with protein sequence MNTLRVRRFIALALLPSLVLYALFVFVPVVWSAYYSFFNWSGIGEAKFHGAKNYVELVNDPVFWHSLKNNVIFVLASVLGQVPIALVLAIVLHKSNGLQRFLRSAVFMPMVLSSVVIGMIWQYIYHPQIGILNFLLDAVGLGSWKLQWLSDPNIAIYALLPPLIWNFVGLYLIIFISALQNIPGEIHDAAKIDGVSGARKLFSVTLPMIWGTIQVALILCISGSLKSFDLVYVMTKGGPAHATELLATYMYNSTFSTYRYGYGSTISTAIVIISLLFIGTSQWLTRKKAD
- a CDS encoding cache domain-containing sensor histidine kinase, whose amino-acid sequence is MRRWIGNSLRRKLSVLMLASTLIPLLFLGIFAFYTSSRVTEQNLNQAGMDTLSQMEGYLQFQLRDVENVSLFLIGQQDVQRFAAGTDDDVELRTRVLGMLVSLVSSKEYIADITVYSNRFDLPVSTATFYRSDLHEQLALEDVTAKRWTRLYTVEDYAGEHRLVSFIRPLRSINDYEPLGWISISLDERTISRNWGEAQLGGGQGEVVLFDGEGHLLSSTDKNRLSESIDALYPGLRQHLDRAKPAKGVSAYGDGRDKKTVLYSRQALGGWTLAGVFPYELYRSQSEYIVRLTVLAVALSVLINALLILFTARRITNPLRLLTRLLTKIDPDEPLPVVPIRSNDEIGQLARSYGLLGTHIEQLKKKLVRNEARKKEADMRALQAQINPHFLYNTLSSVHWIALMADEKKIADMVGALSDFLRFSLNKGNEFCEVRDEISHIKNYVMVQSIRFPDKFDVDYVVHPAAQTKRMVKLLLQPLVENAMIHGVQKKEGKGNIAVSVELRGNRLFFLVLDDGVGMTEERLAFVRNSLRPDGGGETLTEVYGLRNVNERLLLHYGPDAMLHIDSKPQAGTRVSFSTPVLEGSHEDHDRG